A genome region from Cucurbita pepo subsp. pepo cultivar mu-cu-16 chromosome LG02, ASM280686v2, whole genome shotgun sequence includes the following:
- the LOC111787526 gene encoding cytochrome P450 81D1-like isoform X1 — protein sequence MGAIIVYIPLFLVLYVLTEQFLHRIRNLPPTPFLSLPIIGHLHLLKKPMYRTLAEISNRYGPVVFLRFGSRGVLVVSSPSAAEECLSKNDVVFADRPRLLISKWFGYNNRNLVWSSYGDHWRNLRRISTVEILSTHRLQMLAAVRSDEVKSLIGRLARGENQVQDMNNAFFDLTFNVMLRMIVGKRFYGEDVEDADEAHRFRELQSKSTQLGGKTNMEDFIPLMSWLGLGWAAEKEIMECHQKRDAFMQNLINQHKNRAIETEPDNSFRDGRKKTLIEVLVELQESDPDQYNDETIRALMLVLLAAGTETSMNTMEWALSLMLNNPEVLQKAQLEIDQKVGHDRLMDESDMANVPFLRGIINETLRMYPPAPLMVPHESSKDCSVGGYQIPRGTMLFVNLWAIHNDPKIWADPRKFDPDRFVKVDSEKHGFKLMPFGSGRRGCPGEGLGLRVIGLVLGSLIQCFEWERPGEDLVDMTEGVAVSMPKARHLQAKCKPRPIVARLHLSQTKSNLAY from the exons ATGGGAGCAATAATCGTATACATTCCACTGTTCTTAGTGCTGTATGTATTAACAGAGCAATTTCTTCACAGGATTAGAAACCTCCCGCCGACCCCTTTCCTCTCGCTTCCAATCATCGGTCATCTCCACCTCTTGAAGAAGCCCATGTACCGGACGTTGGCGGAGATCTCCAACCGCTACGGTCCAGTTGTGTTTCTCCGGTTTGGATCGAGGGGGGTTCTAGTGGTGTCGTCTCCTTCCGCGGCGGAAGAATGTCTGAGCAAGAACGACGTCGTGTTTGCCGACCGCCCACGTCTCCTCATATCCAAATGGTTCGGATACAACAACCGGAACCTCGTATGGTCGTCTTATGGAGACCACTGGCGCAACCTCCGCCGAATCTCCACCGTTGAAATCTTGTCAACTCATCGCCTTCAGATGCTCGCAGCCGTCCGTTCGGACGAGGTCAAATCATTGATTGGAAGGCTGGCGAGGGGTGAAAACCAAGTGCAGGACATGAATAATGCCTTTTTCGATCTGACTTTTAACGTCATGCTGAGAATGATCGTGGGAAAGCGGTTTTACGGTGAGGACGTGGAGGATGCTGACGAGGCACACAGATTTCGGGAGCTACAGAGCAAGTCAACGCAGTTGGGTGGCAAGACAAATATGGAAGATTTTATTCCGCTGATGTCGTGGTTGGGACTTGGTTGGGCGGCGGAGAAAGAGATAATGGAATGCCACCAAAAAAGAGACGCTTTCATGCAGAATTTGATCAACCAGCACAAGAACAGAGCAATTGAAACAGAGCCCGACAATTCATTTCGCGatggaaggaagaagacgTTGATTGAAGTACTGGTAGAGCTACAAGAATCCGACCCAGATCAGTATAATGACGAAACCATCAGAGCCTTAATGCTG GTTTTGTTGGCTGCAGGCACGGAAACTTCCATGAACACCATGGAATGGGCCCTGTCTCTTATGCTGAACAATCCAGAAGTTTTACAGAAAGCCCAGCTCGAAATTGACCAAAAAGTCGGCCACGACCGTCTGATGGACGAATCTGACATGGCGAACGTACCCTTCCTACGTGGCATAATCAACGAGACATTGCGAATGTACCCTCCAGCTCCACTAATGGTACCTCATGAATCGTCAAAAGACTGTAGCGTTGGAGGGTATCAAATCCCACGTGGCACTATGTTATTTGTGAATTTATGGGCCATTCATAACGACCCTAAGATTTGGGCTGACCCAAGAAAGTTTGACCCCGACAGGTTTGTGAAGGTGGACAGTGAGAAGCATGGGTTCAAGCTGATGCCATTCGGGTCGGGGAGAAGGGGGTGTCCTGGAGAGGGATTGGGGCTTCGAGTGATAGGCCTTGTATTGGGCTCCTTGATTCAGTGCTTTGAATGGGAGCGTCCTGGCGAGGATTTGGTGGACATGACAGAAGGCGTTGCGGTCTCTATGCCTAAGGCCCGACACTTGCAGGCTAAATGTAAGCCTCGACCCATAGTTGCTCGCCTACATCTTtctcaaacaaaatcaaacctgGCCTATTGA
- the LOC111787526 gene encoding cytochrome P450 81D1-like isoform X2, producing the protein MGAIIVYIPLFLVLYVLTEQFLHRIRNLPPTPFLSLPIIGHLHLLKKPMYRTLAEISNRYGPVVFLRFGSRGVLVVSSPSAAEECLSKNDVVFADRPRLLISKWFGYNNRNLVWSSYGDHWRNLRRISTVEILSTHRLQMLAAVRSDEVKSLIGRLARGENQVQDMNNAFFDLTFNVMLRMIVGKRFYGEDVEDADEAHRFRELQSKSTQLGGKTNMEDFIPLMSWLGLGWAAEKEIMECHQKRDAFMQNLINQHKNRAIETEPDNSFRDGRKKTLIEVLVELQESDPDQYNDETIRALMLVLLAAGTETSMNTMEWALSLMLNNPEVLQKAQLEIDQKVGHDRLMDESDMANVPFLRGIINETLRMYPPAPLMVPHESSKDCSVGGFVKVDSEKHGFKLMPFGSGRRGCPGEGLGLRVIGLVLGSLIQCFEWERPGEDLVDMTEGVAVSMPKARHLQAKCKPRPIVARLHLSQTKSNLAY; encoded by the exons ATGGGAGCAATAATCGTATACATTCCACTGTTCTTAGTGCTGTATGTATTAACAGAGCAATTTCTTCACAGGATTAGAAACCTCCCGCCGACCCCTTTCCTCTCGCTTCCAATCATCGGTCATCTCCACCTCTTGAAGAAGCCCATGTACCGGACGTTGGCGGAGATCTCCAACCGCTACGGTCCAGTTGTGTTTCTCCGGTTTGGATCGAGGGGGGTTCTAGTGGTGTCGTCTCCTTCCGCGGCGGAAGAATGTCTGAGCAAGAACGACGTCGTGTTTGCCGACCGCCCACGTCTCCTCATATCCAAATGGTTCGGATACAACAACCGGAACCTCGTATGGTCGTCTTATGGAGACCACTGGCGCAACCTCCGCCGAATCTCCACCGTTGAAATCTTGTCAACTCATCGCCTTCAGATGCTCGCAGCCGTCCGTTCGGACGAGGTCAAATCATTGATTGGAAGGCTGGCGAGGGGTGAAAACCAAGTGCAGGACATGAATAATGCCTTTTTCGATCTGACTTTTAACGTCATGCTGAGAATGATCGTGGGAAAGCGGTTTTACGGTGAGGACGTGGAGGATGCTGACGAGGCACACAGATTTCGGGAGCTACAGAGCAAGTCAACGCAGTTGGGTGGCAAGACAAATATGGAAGATTTTATTCCGCTGATGTCGTGGTTGGGACTTGGTTGGGCGGCGGAGAAAGAGATAATGGAATGCCACCAAAAAAGAGACGCTTTCATGCAGAATTTGATCAACCAGCACAAGAACAGAGCAATTGAAACAGAGCCCGACAATTCATTTCGCGatggaaggaagaagacgTTGATTGAAGTACTGGTAGAGCTACAAGAATCCGACCCAGATCAGTATAATGACGAAACCATCAGAGCCTTAATGCTG GTTTTGTTGGCTGCAGGCACGGAAACTTCCATGAACACCATGGAATGGGCCCTGTCTCTTATGCTGAACAATCCAGAAGTTTTACAGAAAGCCCAGCTCGAAATTGACCAAAAAGTCGGCCACGACCGTCTGATGGACGAATCTGACATGGCGAACGTACCCTTCCTACGTGGCATAATCAACGAGACATTGCGAATGTACCCTCCAGCTCCACTAATGGTACCTCATGAATCGTCAAAAGACTGTAGCGTTGGAGG GTTTGTGAAGGTGGACAGTGAGAAGCATGGGTTCAAGCTGATGCCATTCGGGTCGGGGAGAAGGGGGTGTCCTGGAGAGGGATTGGGGCTTCGAGTGATAGGCCTTGTATTGGGCTCCTTGATTCAGTGCTTTGAATGGGAGCGTCCTGGCGAGGATTTGGTGGACATGACAGAAGGCGTTGCGGTCTCTATGCCTAAGGCCCGACACTTGCAGGCTAAATGTAAGCCTCGACCCATAGTTGCTCGCCTACATCTTtctcaaacaaaatcaaacctgGCCTATTGA
- the LOC111787527 gene encoding uncharacterized protein LOC111787527 — MERKQGFFSALKGEIVRGLSPGRSRPKSPARSASPMSSLLRRRKSHQMPPQPNLLIERSGSLRPAEALSPLKEGPDNNDGRESKEGKWGNWMRGQLCRAPSAVSCSAQKRSDLRLLLGVLGAPLAPVHVSSAEPLPHLAIKDIPIENSSAQYILQQYTAASGGQKLQNSVSNAYAMGKVKMIACEFETANKVVRTRNSSKDAESGGFVLWQMKPDMWYVELALGGSKVHAGCNGKLVWRHTPWLGAHAAKGPVRPLRRALQGLDPKTTASMFANARCIGEKSVNGEDCFILKLCTDPSTLKARSEGPAEIIRHTMFGYFSQKSGLLIHLEDSHLTRIQNNGGDAVYWETTINSFLDDYRPVEGIMIAHSGRSVVTLFRFGETAMSHTKTRMEEAWTIEEVAFNVPGLSIDCFIPPAELRYASMSEACDLPRGHGFKNAMAAAAHRAKVAALEKNHDGKVKVIWKPDI, encoded by the exons ATGGAGCGAAAACAAGGCTTCTTCTCGGCGCTGAAGGGGGAAATAGTGAGAGGGCTTTCGCCTGGAAGGTCCAGACCCAAGAGTCCGGCGAGAAGTGCGTCTCCCATGTCTAGTTTACTACGGCGGAGGAAGAGCCACCAAATGCCGCCGCAGCCGAACTTGTTGATTGAGAGATCTGGAAGTTTAAGGCCGGCGGAGGCATTGTCGCCGTTGAAGGAAGGGCCCGACAATAACGACGGCAGAGAATCGAAGGAGGGGAAGTGGGGGAACTGGATGAGGGGTCAGCTTTGTCGGGCACCTTCGGCTGTTTCTTGCTCTGCTCAGAAACGATCTGATCTGAGGCTGCTGCTTGGGGTTTTGGGTGCTCCGTTAGCTCCTGTTCATGTTAGCTCTGCCGAGCCTCTGCCCCACCTCGCCATTAAAGACATCCCCATT GAGAATTCATCTGCTCAGTATATATTGCAGCAGTACACAGCAGCTTCGGGAGGGCAAAAGCTTCAAAACTCTGTCAGCAATGCCTATGCCATGGGAAAGGTGAAAATGATAGCATGTGAATTTGAAACAGCTAACAAAGTGGTCAGGACCCGGAATTCCTCCAAAGATGCAGAGTCAGGCGGCTTTGTTTTGTGGCAGATGAAGCCAGATATGTGGTATGTTGAGCTTGCTCTGGGTGGTAGCAAAGTTCATGCTGGTTGCAATGGGAAGCTGGTGTGGAGGCACACACCTTGGCTCGGCGCTCATGCTGCCAAAGGGCCTGTTAGACCGCTTCGCCGTGCCCTTCAG GGACTTGATCCAAAAACTACTGCAAGCATGTTTGCTAATGCAAGATGCATTGGAGAGAAGAGTGTTAATGGTGAAGATTGTTTCATCCTCAAGCTCTGTACAGATCCTTCAACATTGAAGGCAAGAAGTGAAGGACCTGCAGAGATAATCAGACACACTATGTTCGGATACTTCAGCCAGAAATCAGGACTCCTTATACATTTAGAAGATTCACATTTAACCCGCATCCAAAACAACGGGGGCGATGCTGTCTATTGGGAGACCACGATCAATTCATTCCTCGATGATTATCGACCAGTAGAGGGGATCATGATTGCTCACTCTGGTCGATCTGTAGTAACCCTTTTCAGATTTGGGGAAACAGCCATGAGCCACACAAAAACGAGGATGGAAGAAGCTTGGACTATTGAGGAAGTAGCATTTAATGTCCCTGGTCTGTCTATTGATTGTTTCATTCCCCCTGCTGAACTTAGATATGCTTCCATGAGCGAGGCCTGCGACTTACCTCGTGGTCATGGCTTCAAGAATGCTATGGCAGCAGCAGCTCATCGGGCCAAAGTCGCCGCACTTGAGAAGAATCACGACGGGAAGGTGAAAGTTATCTGGAAACCAGATATCTGA